From the Chloroflexota bacterium genome, the window CTGGGTCCCCGCCCTCCTCTCCGAGGAGGTCCCCACCCCTGACTGTCCCCCGGTCCGCGTGCGCATCCTCGCCGAGAGCCTCATCGCCTTCCGCGACACCGACGGCCGCGTCGGCCTCGTCGACAACTACTGCCCCCACCGGCGCGCCAGCCTCTTCTTCGGCCGCAACGAGGAGTCCGGCCTGCGATGCGTCTACCACGGCTGGAAGTTCGACCACACCGGTGCCTGCGTCGACATGCCGTCCGAG encodes:
- a CDS encoding Rieske 2Fe-2S domain-containing protein; this encodes MLNAEDNALLTRVGPNTPMGEYLRRYWVPALLSEEVPTPDCPPVRVRILAESLIAFRDTDGRVGLVDNYCPHRRASLFFGRNEESGLRCVYHGWKFDHTGACVDMPSE